From the genome of Geminocystis herdmanii PCC 6308, one region includes:
- a CDS encoding type II toxin-antitoxin system HicB family antitoxin produces MKTLIKLKIEKFTEKNQEYFVATSDDLEGLVAEGKTIKEVIEIAEDVAKILLELEKETSNLTINRNIPNIIEYPLLMEV; encoded by the coding sequence ATGAAAACATTAATTAAACTAAAAATTGAAAAATTTACCGAAAAAAATCAAGAATATTTTGTTGCTACCAGTGATGATTTAGAAGGGTTAGTAGCTGAGGGTAAAACTATCAAAGAAGTAATTGAAATTGCTGAAGATGTAGCTAAAATATTATTAGAATTAGAAAAAGAAACCTCGAATTTAACTATTAATCGGAATATTCCTAATATTATTGAATATCCTTTATTAATGGAGGTATAA
- a CDS encoding type II toxin-antitoxin system HicA family toxin: MGRLSGFSYQKVTQKLNKLGFQFYRNAKGDHEIWFNPETKAKTTIPHHREIKEGTLKNILKQANIDIDIFLKI, encoded by the coding sequence ATGGGCAGATTATCGGGGTTTTCATATCAAAAAGTCACTCAAAAATTAAATAAATTAGGATTTCAATTTTATCGTAATGCTAAAGGAGATCATGAGATTTGGTTTAATCCAGAAACTAAAGCTAAAACAACGATTCCTCATCATCGAGAAATAAAAGAAGGTACACTAAAAAATATTTTAAAACAAGCCAATATTGATATAGATATTTTTCTCAAAATTTAA
- a CDS encoding nucleotidyltransferase family protein, with the protein MNINRESLINFIKQNLSTIKSYGVSSITKWRCAIAIFGSFARDECTINSDVDLLVEFEDKVTFDRYMDLKFFFEDNLGLSVDLVTKKMLKSQIINNVEKDLIYVS; encoded by the coding sequence TTGAATATAAATAGAGAATCTTTAATTAATTTTATTAAACAAAATTTATCTACTATTAAAAGTTATGGTGTTAGTTCGATCACGAAGTGGCGCTGCGCGATCGCAATTTTTGGCTCTTTTGCTAGAGACGAATGTACGATTAATAGTGATGTTGATTTATTGGTAGAATTTGAAGATAAAGTTACTTTCGATCGATATATGGATTTAAAGTTTTTCTTTGAAGATAATCTTGGTTTATCTGTGGATTTAGTGACAAAAAAAATGCTCAAATCTCAAATCATTAATAATGTAGAAAAAGATTTAATTTATGTCTCATAG
- a CDS encoding putative toxin-antitoxin system toxin component, PIN family: protein MTLEKRLIFLTELRQKAQIIKVTETITICRDAKDNKFLELAVSGKADFIITGDQDLLVLNPFENITIIKPDLFLKILNIKY, encoded by the coding sequence ATAACATTAGAAAAAAGATTAATTTTTCTAACTGAATTAAGACAAAAGGCACAAATAATAAAAGTTACAGAAACTATTACTATTTGTCGAGATGCTAAAGATAATAAATTCTTAGAATTAGCCGTTAGTGGTAAAGCTGATTTTATTATTACAGGAGATCAGGATTTATTAGTATTAAATCCTTTTGAAAATATCACAATTATTAAGCCTGATCTTTTTCTTAAAATATTAAATATTAAATATTAG